In one window of Musa acuminata AAA Group cultivar baxijiao chromosome BXJ3-2, Cavendish_Baxijiao_AAA, whole genome shotgun sequence DNA:
- the LOC135631394 gene encoding pectinesterase inhibitor 11-like, with the protein MARKICLLFVLFFSFTVLHALAARIPLVQASQPQASFGENSTEFIRARCGATRYPSLCYRSLAGFSFAVQQSPIQLARFATNLTLARVASLSAHVTSLRRACGTAKSASACPEAGALRDCADSLGDAVDLARRTAGELCGLEAEAAGSAAAVWRMSNAQTWMSAALTNEDTCVDGFEEVGPESRAKADVCRRVWLVKQYTSNALALVNGIVASR; encoded by the coding sequence ATGGCTCGAAAGATTTGTCTTCTCTTTGTCTTATTCTTCTCCTTCACCGTCCTGCATGCGCTCGCCGCCAGGATTCCGCTGGTCCAAGCGTCGCAGCCGCAGGCCTCCTTCGGCGAGAACTCCACGGAGTTTATCCGGGCGCGGTGCGGCGCCACTCGGTACCCCAGCCTCTGCTACAGGTCGCTCGCCGGCTTCTCCTTCGCCGTCCAGCAGAGCCCCATCCAGCTCGCCCGATTCGCCACCAACCTCACGCTCGCCCGCGTCGCCTCCCTCTCCGCCCATGTCACCTCTCTCCGACGCGCCTGCGGTACTGCCAAGTCCGCCTCTGCCTGCCCGGAGGCGGGGGCGCTACGTGACTGCGCGGACTCACTAGGCGACGCGGTTGACCTGGCGCGGCGGACTGCCGGGGAGCTGTGCGGcctggaggcggaggcggcggggtCCGCGGCGGCGGTGTGGCGGATGTCCAACGCCCAGACGTGGATGAGCGCCGCGCTCACGAACGAGGACACGTGCGTCGATGGCTTCGAGGAGGTGGGACCCGAGAGCCGGGCGAAGGCCGACGTCTGCCGCCGAGTGTGGCTCGTGAAACAGTACACGAGCAACGCTCTCGCCCTCGTCAACGGTATCGTCGCCAGCCGATGA